A genomic window from Quercus lobata isolate SW786 chromosome 10, ValleyOak3.0 Primary Assembly, whole genome shotgun sequence includes:
- the LOC115962914 gene encoding putative receptor-like protein kinase At4g00960 isoform X2 — protein MAMVSSRLVFLFSICILISQAFAQKDILYNNCSDNGNYTSNSTYKANLNHLLSFLSSNTKIDYGFYNFSYGKSPDQVYSLGLCRGDVNPDICASCLNEVKNLLTLLCPNQKEAIIWYDYCMLRYSFRNIFGIVADSPTFSGANDNNVAANYDQFRQNLKTLLNSQIGQAAAGGSLLKFAVGNTTAPNLQTLYSLVQCTPDLSEQNCSDCLVGAMGGIPQCCEGRQGGRVVRPSCNLRFEVFSFYNATAYNASSPSLSPPPPPVPSVSPPASNNTPAAKGKESNKSRTIIIVGPIISFVVLIIISFCIYLRVRKPREKPQSESVDEIRSVESLQLGFGTIKVATDDFSDANKLGQGGFGVVYKGKLSDGQVIAVKRLSKNSGQGDLEFKNEVLLVAKLQHRNLVRLLGFCLEGIEKLLIYEFMPNGSLDNFIFDPIKCVQLDWARRYNIIGGIARGLLYLHEDSRLRIIHRDLKASNILLDSEMNSKISDFGMARLFELNQSEGSTSRIVGTYGYMPPEYAMHGQFSVKSDVFSFGVLVLEIISGRKNNSFQNGENIESLLSYAWKNWKQGIVSNLVDPTLKAGSTTEIMRCIHIGLLCVQENVAHRPTMTSVVLMLNSYSISLPIPSEPAFLLNSGTESNICLQWEHDSRVTKSNQSKSSSVQASINEVSITELYPR, from the exons ATGGCAATGGTTTCTTCAAGActtgtcttcctcttttccaTTTGCATACTGATTTCTCAAGCCTTTGCTCAGAAAGACATCCTATACAATAATTGTTCAGACAATGGTAACTACACAAGCAACAGTACCTACAAAGCAAACCTCAATCATCTCCTCTCCTTCCTCTCTTCCAACACTAAAATTGACTATGGGTTCTACAATTTTTCTTATGGCAAAAGCCCTGACCAAGTTTATTCACTTGGACTTTGTAGAGGAGATGTCAACCCAGATATCTGCGCTAGTTGCCTCAATGAAGTTAAAAATCTTCTCACTCTGCTTTGTCCCAATCAGAAGGAAGCAATAATATGGTATGACTATTGCATGTTACGCTACTCATTTCGCAACATATTTGGCATCGTGGCAGATAGCCCTACTTTCTCGGGGGCAAACGATAATAACGTAGCAGCCAATTATGATCAGTTCCGTCAGAACCTGAAGACCTTGTTGAATAGCCAAATTGGTCAAGCTGCAGCAGGTGGTTCTCTTCTTAAGTTTGCAGTGGGAAATACAACAGCACCGAACCTCCAAACACTATATTCACTTGTGCAATGCACACCTGATTTGTCTGAGCAAAATTGCAGTGATTGCTTGGTTGGGGCTATGGGAGGTATACCACAATGTTGTGAGGGGAGGCAAGGTGGGAGAGTTGTCAGACCCAGCTGTAATTTAAGGTTTGAGGTCTTTAGCTTCTATAATGCCACAGCTTATAATGCATCATCACCATCACTGTCTCCACCACCGCCTCCAGTACCATCAGTATCTCCTCCAGCATCAAACAACACCCCTGCTGCAAAAG GAAAGGAGAGTAACAAATCTCGAACAATCATAATAGTTGGACCCATTATTTCTTTTGTGGTACTAATTATAATCTCCTTCTGCATCTACTTAAGAGTCAGGAAACCAAGGGAGAAACCACAAA GCGAATCTGTGGATGAGATTAGAAGTGTGGAATCTTTGCAGTTAGGCTTTGGCACTATTAAAGTTGCAACAGATGACTTTTCTGATGCAAATAAGCTTGGACAAGGTGGATTTGGTGTTGTTTACAAG GGTAAACTCTCCGATGGACAAGTTATTGCTGTGAAAAGGCTTTCAAAAAATTCTGGTCAAGGAGATCTTGAATTTAAGAACGAAGTTTTGTTAGTGGCCAAGCTTCAACACCGAAATTTAGTTAGACTTCTAGGATTTTGCTTGGAAGGAATTGAAAAGCTTCTAATTTATGAGTTTATGCCCAATGGAAGTCTTGATAACTTCATTTTTG ATCCAATCAAGTGTGTACAACTAGATTGGGCAAGACGCTACAATATCATAGGAGGTATTGCACGAGGTCTTCTCTACCTTCATGAAGACTCTCGACTTCGTATTATTCATCGGGATCTCAAAGCAAGCAATATCCTGTTAGATTCTGaaatgaattcaaaaatttcagattttggtaTGGCAAGATTGTTTGAACTTAATCAAAGCGAAGGCAGTACCAGTAGAATTGTGGGGACCTA TGGATATATGCCTCCAGAGTATGCAATGCATGGACAATTCTCAGTAAAGTCTGATGTCTTTAGCTTTGGTGTGTTAGTGTTAGAGATAATAAGTGGACGAAAGAATAACtccttccaaaatggagagaatatTGAGAGCCTTCTAAGCTAt GCATGGAAAAATTGGAAACAGGGTATAGTTTCAAATCTTGTAGATCCCACGTTGAAGGCAGGTTCGACAACCGAAATAATGAGATGTATTCACATTGGATTACTATGTGTTCAAGAAAACGTAGCTCATAGACCAACTATGACGTCTGTTGTTCTCATGCTTAATAGCTACTCTATTTCTCTACCAATACCTTCAGAACCTGCATTTTTATTGAACAGTGGTACTGAATCAAACATTTGCTTGCAATGGGAGCATGATTCAAGGGTGACAAAGTCAAATCAATCTAAAAGTAGCTCTGTCCAAGCTTCGATAAATGAGGTGTCAATCACAGAGTTATATCCTCGCTAA
- the LOC115962914 gene encoding putative receptor-like protein kinase At4g00960 isoform X1: protein MAMVSSRLVFLFSICILISQAFAQKDILYNNCSDNGNYTSNSTYKANLNHLLSFLSSNTKIDYGFYNFSYGKSPDQVYSLGLCRGDVNPDICASCLNEVKNLLTLLCPNQKEAIIWYDYCMLRYSFRNIFGIVADSPTFSGANDNNVAANYDQFRQNLKTLLNSQIGQAAAGGSLLKFAVGNTTAPNLQTLYSLVQCTPDLSEQNCSDCLVGAMGGIPQCCEGRQGGRVVRPSCNLRFEVFSFYNATAYNASSPSLSPPPPPVPSVSPPASNNTPAAKGKESNKSRTIIIVGPIISFVVLIIISFCIYLRVRKPREKPQSESVDEIRSVESLQLGFGTIKVATDDFSDANKLGQGGFGVVYKFQGKLSDGQVIAVKRLSKNSGQGDLEFKNEVLLVAKLQHRNLVRLLGFCLEGIEKLLIYEFMPNGSLDNFIFDPIKCVQLDWARRYNIIGGIARGLLYLHEDSRLRIIHRDLKASNILLDSEMNSKISDFGMARLFELNQSEGSTSRIVGTYGYMPPEYAMHGQFSVKSDVFSFGVLVLEIISGRKNNSFQNGENIESLLSYAWKNWKQGIVSNLVDPTLKAGSTTEIMRCIHIGLLCVQENVAHRPTMTSVVLMLNSYSISLPIPSEPAFLLNSGTESNICLQWEHDSRVTKSNQSKSSSVQASINEVSITELYPR from the exons ATGGCAATGGTTTCTTCAAGActtgtcttcctcttttccaTTTGCATACTGATTTCTCAAGCCTTTGCTCAGAAAGACATCCTATACAATAATTGTTCAGACAATGGTAACTACACAAGCAACAGTACCTACAAAGCAAACCTCAATCATCTCCTCTCCTTCCTCTCTTCCAACACTAAAATTGACTATGGGTTCTACAATTTTTCTTATGGCAAAAGCCCTGACCAAGTTTATTCACTTGGACTTTGTAGAGGAGATGTCAACCCAGATATCTGCGCTAGTTGCCTCAATGAAGTTAAAAATCTTCTCACTCTGCTTTGTCCCAATCAGAAGGAAGCAATAATATGGTATGACTATTGCATGTTACGCTACTCATTTCGCAACATATTTGGCATCGTGGCAGATAGCCCTACTTTCTCGGGGGCAAACGATAATAACGTAGCAGCCAATTATGATCAGTTCCGTCAGAACCTGAAGACCTTGTTGAATAGCCAAATTGGTCAAGCTGCAGCAGGTGGTTCTCTTCTTAAGTTTGCAGTGGGAAATACAACAGCACCGAACCTCCAAACACTATATTCACTTGTGCAATGCACACCTGATTTGTCTGAGCAAAATTGCAGTGATTGCTTGGTTGGGGCTATGGGAGGTATACCACAATGTTGTGAGGGGAGGCAAGGTGGGAGAGTTGTCAGACCCAGCTGTAATTTAAGGTTTGAGGTCTTTAGCTTCTATAATGCCACAGCTTATAATGCATCATCACCATCACTGTCTCCACCACCGCCTCCAGTACCATCAGTATCTCCTCCAGCATCAAACAACACCCCTGCTGCAAAAG GAAAGGAGAGTAACAAATCTCGAACAATCATAATAGTTGGACCCATTATTTCTTTTGTGGTACTAATTATAATCTCCTTCTGCATCTACTTAAGAGTCAGGAAACCAAGGGAGAAACCACAAA GCGAATCTGTGGATGAGATTAGAAGTGTGGAATCTTTGCAGTTAGGCTTTGGCACTATTAAAGTTGCAACAGATGACTTTTCTGATGCAAATAAGCTTGGACAAGGTGGATTTGGTGTTGTTTACAAG TTTCAGGGTAAACTCTCCGATGGACAAGTTATTGCTGTGAAAAGGCTTTCAAAAAATTCTGGTCAAGGAGATCTTGAATTTAAGAACGAAGTTTTGTTAGTGGCCAAGCTTCAACACCGAAATTTAGTTAGACTTCTAGGATTTTGCTTGGAAGGAATTGAAAAGCTTCTAATTTATGAGTTTATGCCCAATGGAAGTCTTGATAACTTCATTTTTG ATCCAATCAAGTGTGTACAACTAGATTGGGCAAGACGCTACAATATCATAGGAGGTATTGCACGAGGTCTTCTCTACCTTCATGAAGACTCTCGACTTCGTATTATTCATCGGGATCTCAAAGCAAGCAATATCCTGTTAGATTCTGaaatgaattcaaaaatttcagattttggtaTGGCAAGATTGTTTGAACTTAATCAAAGCGAAGGCAGTACCAGTAGAATTGTGGGGACCTA TGGATATATGCCTCCAGAGTATGCAATGCATGGACAATTCTCAGTAAAGTCTGATGTCTTTAGCTTTGGTGTGTTAGTGTTAGAGATAATAAGTGGACGAAAGAATAACtccttccaaaatggagagaatatTGAGAGCCTTCTAAGCTAt GCATGGAAAAATTGGAAACAGGGTATAGTTTCAAATCTTGTAGATCCCACGTTGAAGGCAGGTTCGACAACCGAAATAATGAGATGTATTCACATTGGATTACTATGTGTTCAAGAAAACGTAGCTCATAGACCAACTATGACGTCTGTTGTTCTCATGCTTAATAGCTACTCTATTTCTCTACCAATACCTTCAGAACCTGCATTTTTATTGAACAGTGGTACTGAATCAAACATTTGCTTGCAATGGGAGCATGATTCAAGGGTGACAAAGTCAAATCAATCTAAAAGTAGCTCTGTCCAAGCTTCGATAAATGAGGTGTCAATCACAGAGTTATATCCTCGCTAA